The sequence GATGTTGCAGTGGAATCGGATATTTCTTTACCAAATATGAAAACGAGAAACTTGGATTCAGGAGAATATGCCATTTTCCAAATTGACCATACAATGGATGCTATTTCAGCCTTCTGGAGTACCTTTCCTTCTTTATTAAATAAAGGCTCTTATATAATAGATTTATCCAGACCTATTTTAGAAAGATACAACGTTAATTTGATTAATAAGGGGCGATGCGAAATGCTAGTTCCAATAAAAATTTAGCAATATCATGCGGAGAGCCTTTTATAGGTTCTCTTTGTATTTGATGCCCTTAAAGTGATTGTGCAGAGGTTACTCCTAATCACTCTGCTTGCTACGTTAGTTAGTAGCTCCACCTTGTTCTTTTTATTCTACAAACTTAAAATCCCGCCTTTTATCATCAGGAAACACTTAAGGTACGTTTGCTTCTTGGTGATATTTCTTGTCAAATCAGATAGCTTTTTTCCTATGTCCACCTCTCTTTAAAAATTCGACACATATAAGAAAGGACCTGCTCAAGCCAATTACTTGAGTAGATTCTTGGCTTAATCCTTATTTTTGATTCTCACCAACACTATTTCATCCGAAAGACTCACTTACTCAAAAAAAGCACAAAAAAATATACCAACGAATCGTTTAGAAACGTTGACATATAAACGTATACCGGCGGCCGGGGTCGAACCGGCACGACCTCGCGGTCACT is a genomic window of Vagococcus entomophilus containing:
- a CDS encoding GyrI-like domain-containing protein, with the translated sequence MNYSIEVLPSTKVFYKRRVGSYGIENYTLMEALKASLKREELFSENIVIYGIALDNPKKISPDHYRYDVAVESDISLPNMKTRNLDSGEYAIFQIDHTMDAISAFWSTFPSLLNKGSYIIDLSRPILERYNVNLINKGRCEMLVPIKI